From the Tribolium castaneum strain GA2 chromosome 2, icTriCast1.1, whole genome shotgun sequence genome, one window contains:
- the LOC135265426 gene encoding myrosinase 1-like, with the protein MLIQKFLFVFYISSLFWRENVCADNRKFPPDFKFGIATASYQIEGGWDADGKGENIWDHLTHQTNLVKDHSTGDITCDSYHKSKEDLALLKDLGVDFYRFSLSWARILPTGYIDGQINEAGIRYYEDILSELEKHGIEAMVTLYHWDLPQKLQDDFGGVLNDTFIDVFANYAQLAFELFGSRVKYWVTFNEPFIICQQGYENGNKAPAITKAPGIDLYTCAHVVLKAHAKVYHIYDTFYRKTQKGKIGLVLNTDWFEPASGDPKDLEASERQLQFQFGWFAHPIVYGNYPQVMIDRIGERSIREGFKTSRLPKFTNSEIEEIKGTFDFIGLNHYTTTLTRWKEDEAIGKPESLKDISVEVFKNPFWEGSASSWLKVVPWGIRRISKWIKDTYKNPELIITENGYSDVGGIFDDSRRINYYREYLSNVLEAIYDDGVNITAYTAWSFMDNFEWLEGYTEKFGLFSVNFTDPARPRTPKSSVNYFKNVTKTKCVVEQCL; encoded by the exons ATGTTGATTCAGAAgtttctatttgttttttacatttcatcCCTCTTCTGGAG agagAATGTGTGCGCTGACAACCGCAAATTTCCACCCGACTTCAAATTTGGTATAGCTACAGCTTCGTACCAGATTGAAGGCGGTTGGGACGCTGATGGTAAAGGCGAAAACATCTGGGACCACCTAACCCACCAAACAAACTTGGTCAAAGACCACTCCACTGGTGACATCACTTGTGACTCCTATCACAAATCCAAGGAGGATTTAGCTCTACTTAAAGACCTTGGTGTAGACTTCTACCGATTTTCCCTATCATGGGCTAGAATCCTTCCCACGGGATACATCGACGGCCAAATCAACGAGGCCGGAATCAGGTATTATGAAGACATTCTCTCGGAGTTGGAAAAACATGGAATTGAAGCAATGGTTACGTTATACCACTGGGATTTGCCCCAGAAACTCCAAGACGATTTCGGCGGGGTTCTCAACGATACTTTCATTgacgtttttgcaaattatgcCCAACTGGCATTCGAACTCTTCGGGAGTCGAGTCAAGTATTGGGTGACTTTCAACGAGCCGTTTATTATTTGCCAACAAGGATATGAAAACGGTAACAAAGCACCGGCGATTACGAAAGCTCCAGGCATCGATTTGTACACTTGTGCTCATGTGGTTTTGAAAGCTCACGCCAAAGTGTACCACATTTATGATACCTTTTATCGAAAAACACAAAAGGGCAAAATTGGATTAGTCCTAAATACAGACTGGTTTGAACCCGCAAGTGGCGATCCGAAAGATTTAGAAGCATCCGAAAGACAACTCCAGTTTCAG TTCGGTTGGTTTGCACATCCTATTGTTTATGGGAATTACCCCCAAGTGATGATTGATCGAATTGGAGAACGAAGCATAAGGGAGGGTTTCAAAACGTCGCGATTGCCCAAATTTACAAATAGcgaaattgaagaaattaaaGGAACTTTCGATTTTATCGGTTTGAATCATTACACCACTACCCTAACTAGATGGAAGGAAGATGAAGCAATTGGTAAGCCCGAATCATTAAAAGACATTTCGGTAGAGGTGTTCAAAAATCCATTTTGGGAAGGTTCAGCGTCAAGTTGGTTGAAa GTTGTTCCATGGGGAATTCGGAGAATTTCAAAATGGATTAAAGATACGTACAAAAACCCTGAACTAATAATCACAGAGAACGGATATTCCGACGTTGGTGGTATTTTTGATGATTCTCGCCGAATCAACTATTACCGA GAATATTTAAGTAATGTTTTGGAAGCCATTTATGATGACGGTGTTAACATTACCGCATATACAGCGTGGAGCTTTATGGATAACTTCGAGTGGTTAGAAGGCTATAC cGAGAAGTTTGGTCTTTTTTCTGTCAATTTCACCGACCCCGCTCGTCCACGAACCCCAAAGTCTTCagtcaattatttcaaaaatgttacgaAAACAAAATGTGTTGTAGAACAatgtttgtaa